From Larus michahellis chromosome 8, bLarMic1.1, whole genome shotgun sequence, one genomic window encodes:
- the RPS2 gene encoding small ribosomal subunit protein uS5, with translation MADDAGAAGGAGAARGGFRGGFGTGLRGRGRGRGRGRGRGRGARGGKAEDKEWIPVTKLGRLVKDMKIKSLEEIYLFSLPIKESEIIDFFLGSSLKDEVLKIMPVQKQTRAGQRTRFKAFVAIGDYNGHVGLGVKCSKEVATAIRGAIILAKLSIVPVRRGYWGNKIGKPHTVPCKVTGRCGSVLVRLIPAPRGTGIVSAPVPKKLLMMAGIDDCYTSARGCTATLGNFAKATFDAISKTYSYLTPDLWKETVFTKSPYQEFTDHLAKTHTRVSVQRTQAAAVATT, from the exons ATGGCGGACGACGCCGGTGCTGCGGGAGGTGCAGGAGCGGCCCGAGGGGGCTTCCGCGGCGGCTTCGGGAccgggctgcggggccgcgggCGCGGCCGCGGCAGGGGCCGGgggagaggccgcggggcccgtgGAGGCAAGGCCGAAGATAAGGAA TGGATTCCTGTCACCAAGCTTGGTCGCCTGGTCAAGGATATGAAGATCAAGTCTCTTGAGGAGATCTATCTCTTCTCGCTTCCAATCAAG GAATCGGAGATCATCGATTTCTTCCTGGGGTCTTCTCTGAAAGATGAAGTTTTGAAGATCATGCCTGTCCAGAAACAGACTCGTGCTGGTCAGCGTACCAGGTTTAAG GCTTTTGTCGCTATCGGGGACTACAACGGCCACGTTGGTCTTGGTGTCAAATGCTCTAAAGAAGTTGCCACTGCTATTCGTGGGGCAATCATTTTGGCCAAGTTATCCATCGTACCTGTACGACGAGGCTATTGGGGGAACAAGATCGGCAAGCCCCACACCGTGCCTTGCAAG GTCACCGGCCGGTGTGGATCTGTCCTGGTGCGTCTGATCCCGGCCCCCCGCGGGACAGGGATTGTGTCTGCCCCTGTCCCCAAGAAGCTGCTGATGATGGCCGGTATCGATGACTGTTACACCTCGGCCAGGGGCTGCACTGCCACCCTCGGCAACTTCG CTAAAGCCACCTTTGATGCCATCTCCAAGACCTACAGTTATCTGACCCCTGACCTCTGGAAAGAGACTGTCTTCACCAAGTCTCCTTACCAG gagTTCACTGATCATCTGGCGAAGACCCACACCAGAGTCTCGGTGCAGAGAacccaggcagctgctgtggcAACAACTTAA